A segment of the Bacillota bacterium genome:
AATGCCCGCACCATCGACGCCTGCAAGAGGACCTACCCCGACCTACTCAAGACCGGCTGGCTCGATGCCTTCGTGCTGGCCGACCGGGTCCGCATGCTACCTGGTGCAGGCCTGCCGCTCTCCGACCCCCTGGGGGCGGCCGGCCGGGAGCTGATCCTGGCGCTATGGTCGTTGCGCCTTTCCCCGCGCAAGCCTTCGAGGATCCACACGCGGGCCAGCGTGCCAACGCCGAGGCCGTAGCGGGCGGCGGCGCGGCGCAACGCCTCTATCGTCGTGCTGCGCCAGGCGGACTGAGAGCAATCGTTTCTTGCGCACCACCTCCACGGTCTCGGTGGCGGGTTCCAATTGGTCCCAGTAGTCCGCCACTGAATGGGAGTCCCAAAACGCCGCTTCCTGTTCGGCGGACTCGAAGGCAGGCAGCGGCTCTTCCTGCGCTTTGCGAGCCATCGATCTCTCTCCTTACCAATAGAGCCGGCGTTCCTCGGGTTGTGCCGGCCGAGCCGTCCTGACCGACCTGGACGTGCCCGTCAGGCTGGCAGCCCCGGGCAGGCAGCCACCAACGGGTACACGGACGCACGGCCGCCGGCAGGCCTCGGACGCGGTTGACGATGTGGACCGCCGTGAATAGACTGGTCGTAGACCAGTCTGAAGCGAGGCACACAGAAACCGTGGAAGAGATTGGCGCCTACGAAGCCAAGACGCGGCTTTCCGAACTGCTCGCCCGTGTCTCCCGGGGTGAGCGCATCACGTTAACACGGCGGGGCGTACC
Coding sequences within it:
- a CDS encoding CopG family antitoxin; this encodes MARKAQEEPLPAFESAEQEAAFWDSHSVADYWDQLEPATETVEVVRKKRLLSVRLAQHDDRGVAPRRRPLRPRRWHAGPRVDPRRLARGKAQRP
- a CDS encoding type II toxin-antitoxin system prevent-host-death family antitoxin codes for the protein MNRLVVDQSEARHTETVEEIGAYEAKTRLSELLARVSRGERITLTRRGVPVAMLVPVTRREPVAEVVAELRAFRKGRRLGALSLRELIEAGRKW